One Vicia villosa cultivar HV-30 ecotype Madison, WI linkage group LG5, Vvil1.0, whole genome shotgun sequence genomic window, cgaatcagaggcgatgacccactcgatatggtgagcttgattctcaaagaaagacgttcaaaagTTCAgttttcttcagacaaagacgcgaccaaatcctTTTCTAAATGTGCTAACTATATtccttaagatccttgaaaacaccgcatttgcattcataacatcgcataacaggtttcttacaataggtctctcatccatcctcgctgtttatttcagcatcatgaatctcgaacaatcggttaaggatctccaagctcaaaacactgagttccaagccttgattctgaacttgtccaaggggcaagaagagctgaaagctatgctgactaaaaagaagaagaagaagggtaagaagactcaggtgaaaaagcttagaccgatcttgcaactcagggatgctgaaacctctgaagacagtgatgaggatgagcaagatgatgatgctagtatcaagactgatgcaaaaagtaaccatgattctgccaaaccctctgaagaagaggaggactatcaccatgaggatgaacaccctgatgacaaatacaagttgctggaggaacgtatgaaagccatggaaattcagaaggtacctggactggattttgaagatctaggactcatctctggagttgttatacctccgaaattcaaaattccaatttttgcaaaatacgatggagtctcttgtcctaagctgcacttgaggtcttatgtaaggaagattcaacctcatactgctgataagaagctctggatccatttctttcaagaaagcctatctggaactcaactcgaatggtaatatcaactggagggtactagcatccgtacttgggaagatttggttgttgccttctacaagcaataccaatataattccgatctcgcaccaactcgcatgcaactacaaagcatgtctatgggctctaatgaaagtttcaaggagtatgctcataaatggagagatctagctggaagagtcaaaccctccctagctgacagagaattggtcgatatgtttatgagtacactgactggtcctttctatagtcatttgctgggaagttcatcatctggattcactgaactcatacggATTGGgtaacgtgtcgagagtggcattcgaagtggtaagatccAAGTGGCTGCGTCCTCAGGTACTACAaaaaagcatttcaatgggagatcagattccaatgctgtgtatgggcagaaaaggataaaccatgatcaatctattggggcagttctgagttCCACActggcgcctcaacaaggtcgtcaaaacaaacaagatacgcccagacgtcaattcaaaaagatcaatatgtcgctagctcaagccttgcaatatctgctaaaggcaaatttgatcaccctgagggatcctcctaagaatcctaacacctctgctcctagttacaagcccaatgcgaggtgcgcatatcattctaacagtcctggacatgacacagagaattgttggccattgaagaataagatccaagatatgatcgacgctggtgaaattgagttcgaccttcctgcaactcctaatgtgatcactgctcccatgcctaatcacaacaagattgctaatgttgtggatggctagaaagatagacttttagatcattagatgtactttcatttgcaatttctttcctgtttgtttaaaacattcgacttatgatagacattatcttgttttaataatcatcatcagtgcattgcatatgcttgtcttgaattaattatttcgctatcactcattttaaattatgtctttactttgcatgtgttttgtgatattcaaacttctgctaagttgtaagccttttaagggaggatgacgaaaacgataccgcaacctcatacagtgatgcttttgagcggactatgctgaagatgtacaggcattgtttcaattcctaaacagtggagatataaggatgttaatccctcgtcaacccctttgagcctaagaagtagaagtttctttcttgtactaattaaaacccttgatcataacctggggcagggtagttctgagttaatttggctgtgcactctattttaagagaatcattcagtatacctttcaacaaaggtttcaatcacaagcgttcatccgcacacatcaaagaagtgttggagatgtcaatcaaaagccaataatggttcatcaatcattaagcaaggcagtcaatatctttcaaaaaaaatgaaaaaacatatatacaaagaaaagcctgctaagtcaaaaatcaaaaagaagacttaggcaaaaatcaaggcatcccgctgactgtaagctcaaaatagacagttcaggcaaaagttagggatatcaaaaagatgaaaaaagagaagtcagtaaattcctgaacaacacaatgttgtgactaccaaaaggaagaagtgattgccatctcaaaagttctccttgcttgtgaaccatcatcattatcaaaggtgcaaatccaaaagtctcttggaacctgaatgcataagttgaattaactaagtttaagactgaagatcatcacgaagaggggtgggtacaatcaaattttgagccactatcctttgtttcttaaaccatgaaccaagccacgttacaacccttgaaagtcctaattgaagcgtggttagttcaaaagcatactgtcaccaaaaaggtatcctgactccttaaggtttaccaaaatgccgagttgatatcacgtttttacaaacatcacattgttacaaatatcatgtttttacaaatatcacgcttttacatctcctgttttaaacgtttttcaaaaactcaagacaaacgtatgcattgcatctcatgaattcattattaaacatattctgctacataatttcaagtgttagcatcagaatgaatttgcacagggtacaactaatgactaacagttatcccgacagacaagatcgtTCCAGAAGCAATATCTCCTgcatatacaaggggcacgatgtgttttgtccaaacaatctggggcaatcaagtcaagattcgaagaatctctcaaatgccaaagagtcaaaggcatacatcacaagtggatttcaaactatttctcgatcagtcaggggcatcatactaagtactgggggcatgtcgcccatagtgcgcatctcataaagtcctcgcgaggcgaatctttccaaaagttCCTACCAGCAGGGTAAATTTATGCAAGTCTAGTTTAACATCTtaatcaatactcagtggtgtgtcctaatcaaatcctggaatggtagttactataatactgggggcaactttcaagacacccatgtatccccacagagtaatcattaagaagatatcttcaaatgatctcgtcccgacaaagacatggctccccaatagagtttacatcttcaacactaccggttctttgacacgttgctcttctccaacatggtttactaatatcttttatccccagtcagggtacatcaaattactgTTCATCCCCAAGAAGaaatcataaatctccagctgagcatcttcaagacaagatcaaataacaaaatcacaatgacacagagttttattttctcaatcaagacagcataaatcatattcacatatcatatgtcataaacatattcatacattgcatacattacctcataatgaactcatgcataacatacaaagtctctcagggattcattacataacacatgcatcgtGACGTTATATAAATTGCTACACttattgcagaatacaggtacagacaaatgaacgaaatctccatcttccaagatctaattcatttaccacgaacggtggtgacacgatcattttcaaagatctaattcagttactacgaacggtactgacacggtcagagatctaattccatcatcacgaacggtatggACATGATCGATTAcctcctcagtctaattcagttactacgaacggtgctgacacgacaagagatctaattctatcatcacaaacggtgtggacacgatcatctctctaagatctaattcggttactacgaatggtgctgacacgatcaaccttcaagagaatctaattctatcatcacgaacggtgtggacacgatcatctctctaagatctaattcggttactacgaacggtgctgacacgatcgaccttcaagagaatctaattctatgatcaggaacggtgtggacacgatcatctctctaagatctaattcggttactacgaacggtgctgacacgatcgaccttagAGAGAATCTAActatatcatcacgaacggtgtagacacgatcatctctcaaagatctaattcaattactacgaacagtgctgacacgatcgacctttaagaatctaattctatcatcacgaacggtgtagacacgatcatctttccaagatctaattcagatatcaCAAACGGTATTGACACGATCAACTTCCAAGGatataattccatcatcacgaacggtgtggatgcaatcaactatttcctaagtctaattcaagtattacgaacggtaatgacacgatcaactctcaaagatctaattcatctactacgaacagtaatgacacaatcaacattcaaacaactacttctcaaacactacAAACATAATCTAAATGCATGCttaactggatggcatctttaagcccatccccatcatatgtattttccaaacacctggatggcatcttcaagcccatctccgacaaaagtcccttcatcatcagccagggaaaattcctgggtattctagtgttcaatcctcttccaccttcagattccgactggcatacaaaccactctacatcttcaggtttaagaaaattgaacaggggcagctgtcataccccaaaatttgcccatacatttttcttattcaaattcaaatcaatacataaagctccaagacacactctcctaaacaaggctcagaaactagggtttgggttgttcaaaggaaaatcataagaattaatggctccaaggcatcccgtATAGCCCAAGatatctcacattacctctatgacaagtatcaagtctcagcttaaaggattgatcactcaaatgttcagaaagtcaacagtcgactgggttgacctaaaagtcaactgtggtcaaagtaaagtcaaaactccttattttttgtcaagatcctcatattgaagtatcattcaccaccTAATCaggaattgatcatggttcatcaaggaaagatcaaaaatcgacaaatcaaaaagtttctaaattagggtttgtataggataaagtcaactgaactttgaccagccattactctcacatggaacatcaaaaatttcccatccaaagctaattttgaaggaaattggattctctacaattttgtctctcacatgccaagtctaaaaatgcttcatttgagagatatggatcaaaacattataggtccttgtcaaaagtcaaccaaaagtcatctttttcaaaagaacacacaaggagcatggaaattttttttgatatgagaccataaatactggttagaggactcttcaaggtttctaaaaagtcctagaactcttccatacctcaaaaattgagggagatatgccttgtcaaagttggacaaatttgagagggaaaatgtgaaacaaaaggcttcaaattgagattttttgcaaAAGAGCCCAACTTCTTATGGCCCAAACTTGATCTCCAAGATATCCAAAGCCTCAAATCTGAATGGCactaattttgaaatatttagttgattttatatgaatttttaatcatttaaaagtgattttaattcaTGGAAATtgagtaaaaatcaaatattcaatcaaagagccaattccaatcaattccaatcaCCAAGATACTCCATAATTGACATCAAATTCGTGCaaattggaattagaatgattAAATCATATTTAGGCCATAATTAGGAAGAAAATATCAAAgttccaaatcaaatttcaatcaaacaattcaacaagatttggTCAAGTTCTATTGACCTAATGCCATCCTATAAATGCCCCAAACACTCTCAGATTAGGGGTTCACGAAAATCTGGCCAAGAAGAACCCTACTCAAGTCCataaaagttcaagaatctcaAATTTGATTTTGGAGTTTTTGAGGTGAATTCAAGGAGTTCTAAAGGTCCAAACATATTCCAGGGGTTCCACTGAAGGATTCCCGATCATCATCAAGCCCCTATACATCAAGAACGCACCTACAGAAGAGCAACGGTTTGCGTTTTTTTGAGCTTCGATTCCAATgtttcatgcatcatttgcttaatttgatcgcatatttatgtttattatgATGTCTTTATTGATTCTGGAGTTTTAATTCGATTATTATGAGCACATACGTGAATCCGCCATGTTAGGGTTTACAAGCTTCACATTGGGGCTTTTCAATTTAGTGCGAATTAAGGCTCAATATTGGTTCAGGTGAATCCGTGAGATCAAAACAAGCATGAATATGATCTCCTTTATTATTTTCGATGCATATATGTGTTGTTGATTGTTAGCAGGTGTAATAGCCCTGGGTTTTTATAACGCGCTGATAATAGGCGCTGTAAAAGGTCCTGGTTCAGAATCCTCATGAGGAAGACGATTAGGTGTCAACTGACCATTGGCTTGTTTCAAATATTAAGCGCGCGTTTTTTTTGTTATGCAagtgtgtttttgttttatatatcaACTCCATGCTTCACTCCACTAACAACATATGCACGCGGCTTGTGTGGTAAGCGTAATCCTTGGCAATCAGAGGGACGTGGGTTCGACTCCCTGCAtcctatatatttttttgttgaatTAACATGCTTCCAGATCATATGTATGTTGTCTAAAGGAGACCACGCTGCAACCTGCAATTCTAGCCATCCAGATCTCTGTTATCCTAGATCCAACGCGCCTGAAAATGCATGCGCACCATGGACACTAAGAGGACAACCACACAGAATAAAAGTTAAgttttgtataattgtttgtttattatatatatatatatatatatatatatatatatatatatatatatatatatatatatatatatatatatatatatatatatatatatatatatatatatatatatatatatatttgtttttctttcttctctcttcACAAAACCTTTTACtaaaattcttatttattttataatatttatttatcttatacttgttttatttatttattttaattatttaaattagttttaatttatttaaattctttacAAAACTATAATTAGttgttttaattaacaaaaaGTATGAGAGCTTTTTTTGtccaattaatttattttcctttttccgatttaattaattaggttgcaaaaccaataattaattaaatcgatttgtcactttattcaatttacgcccgaatcagggtttacgagaattaaccctacactaaaaatattattttttctgtccttttcagggttgactttttcgatgccttccgattacgcgccgcgtctttcacaaagctaagtcccgattgaACCCTTATTTAAAtacttgttatttttattttaaattaaggtttaccttcaaatataatgaactccgcctacactcactcTTTTTTATCTGCCTttgctttgccattttttagggttaaccccgaggctacctccgattgtcaaccatatcagatcaaattcgaagctaagtatttttaccccttttctcgtatttttacttttattgattcGGGTTAACCGTATTCGATGTCTGAACTATAATGCACTCACATATATCTTGTttcttatttttcccaccttgtcagggtttgccaattgccaaagctttgaatagtcggtaaccctaaaccctgatcttaattattacttgttcagactTATTGCTctatttatcccgctggtttcattttccctttcccccgctggtttcattttccctttccccattattGCTTTAAActgtataatattaattgttgtggttagtaatttagggagtgcaactatgaactgaattagagtcacttaattacaagataacattttctgaatcgaatcacgtgattgttgcacccacgcacactttctggtaacccctcttgttgccttattgcctgttgccttgtgtttttgcagaatagccatgtccctcgaatacgaggatacctcagccatgttgcctcgattatgcaaaggtcataagaccctaatgatgctgccttcgatacaccaatatgacctcgaccctcggaagttgcctacgaaaggctgaggtatcctctagctgcctacgaaaggctattctggttcttcccttagactacctgcttctctatggcatgggacagtcttatggcgaacgaactctcgatgacccttcaacctccaaatgaaaggcttcatgccctcttatggcatggatagaccctttcaccctgaaaggctaaaagaacatttttcatctaaccaggtaattgcccctaattgctttgccttgctctaaaacctttttcatattctttctcataaaccttcaaaatggctacgctcatttacgagctaaagtccatattcttttcttcttcatttctgaaaacaaagagcaaagcatttaagagcccatggaaaaccatggatgcaaagagtgccttacaccttccctttgcataattacctcccgaaccctgtttttatttaaaaggtttttcctgttcttttagcctttctaattaatttggataaaataaaagtcggtggcgactcttgctatccgcaacatttttaaataaagtcagttcaccttATTACagcaatcatcaaagacaattgcttggatcacacgagacagttacagaatagccgttcttcacaatacacaatcttctatctgcgttccaaattaggattgcagtcctttttatatgcagtcttgagccttgggctttttaagaaacacgttagggttaacaaagttaacctaattcacacgccaactgtctatTACAAATGTGCTATCActaggatcttctggacgaaatatgcagcactcaCTAAAAAGTTTCATAAACTGATAAAAAGGATAAattaggaaacacaattaataaacaataacagctcctactatcacacaaggatgtcatgacatcgatcatgacattcactacaaaacctgtattagcttcacacatatatgcaacctgcatatatAAAATCAACCATGTATGTTTTAtcaataatgcagccaacataaaaacaccttcaatctccccctttggcaaatttttggctaaaacaacctgtcacaccataccagagaaaaACTTGCAGCGGACACAAGATAAAAACCAAAACACAATAACACAAGCTAATACAAAGCATACAgcatacatcaccagtatgcacacacAGTGCTTAGACAAAAACATACAGACAaccacaagagtagcacaagcacaaacagatcaatACAAAGATAAGCAAATtagtattgttgatcacacacaaccaccattcttgttgttctggggtgacatatattacttctccccctgtttggccacaaatgttgccaaagccAAAAAAAACTTCTCCTCTTCCAAGTTTAAATAAGTCCAAAAATTTAAACTGaccgaaattaaataaaatagacagAACTAAAAGCAAAAGaacacaccaaacaaaaacaaacaaaaaaacaaaacaaactggACTCTAGCTGTAATTACTGCTTAGATTCAGACCCATATGAGGTTTCTGAAGAACTGTCTTTCTCAGAATCATCAGCAGGACTAAcactttcttcttcctcttcttgctCATCCTTGTCTTTCATCTCTTCAGTATCTGCAAACTCCTCATTCTCATCCATTTCCAGAGTGAGTATCATTTTTCCAAGAGATATTTTTCTAGATTCCAGTTCTTTGCAAGTCTCTTTTAGCATTGTTAAGACTTCTGCTTTGCTGACTGATGCTCCAGATTTGGACGTTTCAGCTGATGTCATGACAATGTCTGGAACATGCTTACCCTGAAACAGTTTGTAATGGAAGGCCAAAGGACTTTCTCTTTTGCACACTACATCATGTTCATTGAGAATGTTTGAATACTGATCCAGAATTATACCACACAAGAGGGATGGAAAGGCAATTGGACCCTTAATACTGAAGCTTCCAGCATGCTTCATGGTTTGGTCAAAAATATATGCTCCATAATCAAACTTTGCCTTTGTTCCTACAGCATACAGAAATCTACCAAGCACAGTTGAGATAGTAGACTTGTGATTTATTGGAACCCAATTAGCTGCTCTTATCTTGTGAAGCATTGCATACTTGATGCTCAGCTTACTTGCAGTTAACTTCTCTTTCATGGGCCAGCTTTTTACTTGCTTGGCTGTGATCACTTGACAGACTTGGTTGTCTGTTACTTCCAGCTCGGTTTGAGCTTCATCTGTTCTTTCCAAGAATTTATTAATCACAGAAGGAGAGAGCGATACACACTTACCTCTTACAAACACCTTTCTGTAGTCTGCACTCCTGCTATTGCCACAATCTTCAGATAGGTTTACCACAAATTCTTTGACCAGCTTCTCATAACATTTGGGAAGATTGCACACAATTTTTAGCAGTCCAGCTTCTTGAATCAGCTCTAAGACCTCCTTGTTTTCAAGAGCATTTGGAGCCAATTCCCTTTCAACAGCCAATCTCTTTTGAAGAACATACTTCCATCTGCTGGCACTAGAGGCATAGTGGAAAGACACATTATCAATGGGAACTTCAGGAATACTAGCAGCAAGCTTACTTGTTGTATGCTTCTTCCTCGATGGAATGTCAGGGACATTCACTTCAACATCAGATTCAGGTTCAACAATTTCTCGCTCCTTTCTTTTAATTGGAATGGCCCTGCTCCAAGATTTTGATAGACCAACCCCTTTACTCTTGGTTACAGCTTTGCTCTTGACAGGACCTGCAGAAGTACTCTTCTTCCTGATAGTGTCTTTGGCAGGGTTGTTCACTTGAGTGCTCCTTTTAGGAGAACATTGGACAGCAGCTTCGCCTTTTCTTCTTGTCATTAGCCTGTTGGCTACACTAGGATTCAAGGAGGTAAGTAATTCGTCGTCA contains:
- the LOC131604527 gene encoding uncharacterized protein LOC131604527, which produces MSQQSSDESPVSNSATSEESFNPNRVLKVVPLRTISSDEVKATKPKTTHAKRPKEGIHNKGTKSSISATMEELTKEGSKYVDSAITRIVTRILKENHQVPGISIPLQTIMVDPLNNTKDVNDIDNNEHPKANTETDTNVVDLDEYSDDELLTSLNPSVANRLMTRRKGEAAVQCSPKRSTQVNNPAKDTIRKKSTSAGPVKSKAVTKSKGVGLSKSWSRAIPIKRKEREIVEPESDVEVNVPDIPSRKKHTTSKLAASIPEVPIDNVSFHYASSASRWKYVLQKRLAVERELAPNALENKEVLELIQEAGLLKIVCNLPKCYEKLVKEFVVNLSEDCGNSRSADYRKVFVRGKCVSLSPSVINKFLERTDEAQTELEVTDNQVCQVITAKQVKSWPMKEKLTASKLSIKYAMLHKIRAANWVPINHKSTISTVLGRFLYAVGTKAKFDYGAYIFDQTMKHAGSFSIKGPIAFPSLLCGIILDQYSNILNEHDVVCKRESPLAFHYKLFQGKHVPDIVMTSAETSKSGASVSKAEVLTMLKETCKELESRKISLGKMILTLEMDENEEFADTEEMKDKDEQEEEEESVSPADDSEKDSSSETSYGSESKQ